The Silvanigrella paludirubra genome includes a window with the following:
- a CDS encoding DNA recombination protein RmuC → MTYIYDNSIMFISLIAFFIYWIQIIYKHKDLIKKIEITDSKVANLMKEEMRLNREEFMLNLKNTRQEISENFALHLNNLTLNNLNGIKDVRNTLEYQLENLRKENEIKLEQMRMTVDEKLNSTLEKRLNQSFKLVGDRLDQVNLGIGEMQRMATEVNNLQKVLGNIKTRGIFGEEQLDRILSDFLTPEQFERNVKTKKGSNAIVEFAVKLPGNDEDKTPLWLPIDSKFPIEDYQRIIESTELGNTEDTKNSIKQLELKIKLFAKEIKGKYIDPPYTTDFGILFLPTEGLYSEVLRINGLQENLRREHNVVITGPSTLVALLNSLQMGFRTLAVEKRSNEIRKLLGTIKKDFSRFGELLEKTQEKLDEASKQIGEASHRSKIISNKLTRVETLPQGESLEYISYNGE, encoded by the coding sequence ATGACTTATATATATGATAATTCTATAATGTTCATAAGTCTAATTGCCTTTTTTATTTACTGGATACAAATAATTTATAAACATAAAGATTTAATTAAAAAAATAGAAATTACAGATTCAAAAGTTGCAAATTTGATGAAAGAAGAAATGAGATTAAACAGAGAAGAGTTTATGTTAAATTTGAAAAATACAAGACAAGAAATATCAGAAAATTTTGCTTTACACTTAAATAATTTAACATTAAATAATTTAAATGGCATAAAAGACGTTCGAAACACTTTAGAATACCAATTAGAAAATTTAAGAAAAGAAAATGAAATTAAATTAGAACAAATGCGTATGACTGTTGATGAAAAACTAAATTCAACTCTTGAAAAACGTTTAAATCAATCTTTCAAACTAGTAGGTGATAGACTTGACCAAGTCAACTTAGGCATAGGTGAAATGCAAAGAATGGCAACAGAAGTCAATAACCTTCAAAAGGTTTTAGGGAATATCAAGACAAGAGGAATTTTTGGGGAAGAACAACTTGATAGAATTTTAAGCGATTTTTTAACTCCAGAGCAATTTGAACGAAACGTAAAAACCAAAAAAGGCAGCAATGCCATAGTTGAATTTGCTGTAAAACTTCCAGGAAATGATGAAGATAAAACGCCACTGTGGCTTCCTATAGATTCTAAATTTCCAATAGAAGATTATCAAAGAATTATTGAGTCTACGGAATTAGGGAATACGGAGGATACAAAAAATTCAATAAAGCAGCTTGAATTAAAAATAAAACTCTTTGCAAAAGAGATAAAAGGGAAATATATCGATCCTCCATACACCACGGACTTTGGCATTTTATTTTTGCCAACAGAAGGATTGTATTCTGAGGTCTTAAGGATTAATGGTTTGCAGGAGAACCTGCGTAGAGAACACAATGTGGTTATCACAGGGCCTTCAACCCTAGTAGCACTTTTGAATAGCTTACAAATGGGATTTCGAACTCTTGCTGTTGAAAAGCGCTCAAATGAAATACGAAAGTTGCTAGGTACGATTAAAAAAGATTTTAGTCGATTTGGCGAGCTTCTCGAGAAAACACAAGAAAAACTTGATGAAGCAAGTAAACAAATTGGAGAAGCGTCACACAGATCAAAAATAATCTCGAATAAGTTAACAAGAGTTGAAACATTACCTCAAGGCGAATCACTTGAGTATATAAGCTACAATGGAGAATAA
- a CDS encoding DUF2058 family protein, with amino-acid sequence MSLRDQLLKAGLVSKKQAQKVEASNRKQGHDSKKNKELADALQAEKQLELDKIEEEKNKRKEIDKELNKQRDLLIQQRETYYRARQILNSNCLNAPNATESYFFEENNKVRKVMVTAWQREMLARGKMGIGRMQDEVDEFYIIPLFAAKIIQEIAPQRLLTLHSELDDSEEIDFY; translated from the coding sequence ATGAGCTTAAGAGATCAGCTGTTAAAAGCGGGGCTCGTTTCAAAAAAACAGGCCCAAAAAGTCGAAGCCTCAAATCGGAAACAAGGCCACGATTCCAAAAAAAACAAAGAACTTGCAGATGCATTGCAAGCTGAAAAGCAACTAGAATTAGATAAAATTGAAGAAGAAAAAAATAAAAGAAAAGAAATAGATAAAGAGCTAAACAAACAAAGAGACTTGCTAATTCAACAAAGAGAAACTTATTATCGAGCAAGGCAGATTTTGAATAGTAATTGTTTAAACGCTCCTAATGCAACGGAAAGTTATTTTTTTGAAGAAAATAATAAAGTAAGGAAAGTTATGGTAACAGCATGGCAAAGAGAAATGCTTGCTCGAGGCAAAATGGGAATTGGCAGAATGCAAGATGAAGTGGATGAATTTTATATTATTCCTTTATTTGCAGCAAAAATTATTCAAGAAATAGCACCGCAAAGGCTTTTAACTCTACACTCGGAGCTGGACGACTCTGAAGAAATTGATTTTTATTAA
- a CDS encoding TrmH family RNA methyltransferase produces the protein MEKKEKFKYNKKKPEFKENKLEFKKRENPLIEKTSDEPEAQERHGENRKIPKARKNVEMKICGIHACKMLFDKRPHDIIRVYLTDENIKDFNKILKYCSEKKLAYRILSSEELVKVSESNHHEGVCFLIKKMPSQNYQEYLKEKIATGKTGCVVALENVQNPHNLGAIMRVCANFGVDAILLSNTEAALNASAYRTSEGGAEWIKVITTDNFEKAVQGFRASNYKVLTTSSHTGKSIYEEKLPEKMLVVFGSEGNGITAPLMKAGDKTVRIPSSGNVESLNIACAASVILAEHWRGNKN, from the coding sequence TTGGAAAAAAAAGAAAAATTTAAATACAATAAAAAAAAGCCTGAATTTAAAGAAAATAAACTTGAATTCAAAAAAAGAGAAAATCCATTAATTGAAAAAACTTCAGACGAACCTGAAGCACAAGAAAGACATGGGGAAAATAGAAAAATTCCAAAAGCACGTAAAAATGTTGAAATGAAAATTTGTGGAATTCATGCATGCAAAATGCTATTTGACAAAAGACCTCATGATATCATCCGTGTTTATTTAACAGATGAAAATATAAAAGATTTTAATAAAATATTAAAATACTGTTCCGAAAAAAAGCTTGCTTATCGTATTCTTTCCAGTGAAGAGCTTGTTAAAGTATCTGAATCAAACCACCATGAAGGTGTTTGTTTTTTAATTAAAAAAATGCCATCACAAAATTACCAAGAATACTTAAAAGAAAAAATAGCAACTGGAAAAACAGGCTGTGTTGTTGCTCTTGAAAATGTTCAAAATCCACATAACTTAGGCGCTATTATGCGTGTATGTGCAAATTTTGGTGTAGACGCTATTCTTTTATCAAATACAGAAGCCGCTTTAAATGCATCTGCATATAGAACCTCTGAAGGTGGTGCCGAATGGATTAAAGTAATTACTACAGATAATTTTGAAAAAGCTGTTCAAGGATTTAGAGCAAGTAATTATAAAGTTCTCACCACTTCAAGCCATACTGGTAAATCTATTTATGAAGAAAAATTACCAGAAAAAATGCTCGTTGTTTTTGGTTCTGAAGGAAATGGAATCACAGCACCCTTAATGAAAGCAGGAGATAAAACAGTCCGTATTCCAAGTTCTGGAAATGTGGAAAGTTTAAATATTGCTTGCGCTGCTAGTGTTATCTTAGCAGAGCATTGGCGTGGAAATAAAAATTAA